GCCGGACGGCAAACAGAAAAAATTATTCTACCTCGGCATTGATTTTATCCGCGAAACAGCGATGACGCCGAAACAGGAAATTTATCAGCAAACCATCGAAGAATCGTATCCGAAAGTGAAGGAACTGGCGATTCGCGGCAGCGAAAATCCCAACCTGATTCCTCCCGGCGGCATCACCATCCGTTTGCACTCTGTTGGCGGTTGGGGCATGGTAACCACCGGTAAAAACATGGCGATGACCTTGTTTGACCTGCTCGGCTATCACATCAAAGCCAATCCCAAATACGGTTCGGAGAAAAAAGGCCAGCCGACCACATTTTATCTCTCCGCAGCGCCGGAACCGATCCGCGTGAACTGCGAATATTACTTTGTGGACGTTGTGCTCTCGCCGGATCCGAACGTGTTCCATCATACCAACGCGCTTTCCGGATTGAAAAAAGGCGGCGTGTTCATTATCCAAAGCGAATACGAAAACGCAGACAAAGTGTGGTCGGAAATCCCGGTTCACTATCAGAAATTTATTGTTGATAACGATATTAAAATTTTCTACATCGACGCGTTCAAAATTGCCCGCGAAGAAGCATCCGATCCGGAATTGCAATTCCGGATGCAGGGTAACGCCTTCCAGGGCGCATTTTTCGCTGCATCACCGACCATGGAAAAAACCGGTTTGAGCGAAGAAACATTGTTCAAATCGATTGAAGAACAATTGAATTACAAATTCGGTGGCAAAGGTCGCCGGGTTGTGGAAGATAACTTGCGAGTTGTGCGTCGCGGATTTGACGAAGTGCACGAAATCACCAACAAAACCGTTGGTGCCGGTGTTGCTGCCAACGGCAACGGCAAAGCATCCAACGAACCCGCATTGCCGATGATGCTGAAACACATTCCGCAAAGCGAAGCGCCGACCACCGATATCCATCGTTTTTGGGAACAAACCGGCAGTTTTTATGCCCGTGGCATGGGTAACGATGTGATTACCGATCCGTTTATCGGGCTGAGCGTAATGCCGGCGGTCACCAGCGTTTTCCGCGATATGACCGGTATTCGTTTCAATCACCCGGAATGGGTGCCCGAAAATTGCACCGCTTGCGGCGATTGTTACACGGTTTGCCCGGATACGGCAATTCCCGGTTTGGTCAACGAAGTCGGCGAAGTGCTGGATACGGTCGTCAGCCGGGTGAAAAAAGCCGGTCACAGCGTCAAACACCTGCCCAAAGCCGTGCGCAAAATGGAAAGCAAACTGCACGAAATTCTCGGCGAAGCCTCGGAAAAAGACAACGTTCGCAAAATGATTTCGCAGGCGATCCAAAGCACGATTAAAGACAGCGGCCTGAGCGGCGACGAACGGTCGGAATTGCAAAAAGAATTCCAGTTGTTCGAAGAAATGCTGGGCGATTTCCAGTTCAGCATCACCCGTCCGTATTTCACGCTGTATGAAAAGAAACAGAAAAACAGCGGTGGATTGTTCAGCATCACTGTTAATCCGTATACCTGCAAAGGCTGTATGGAATGCGTTCAGGTATGTAACGACGACGCGTTGCGCGCTATCCCGCAGACCGGAACCACCGTCAAACGTATGCAGGATGAATGGGATTTCTGGATGGATCTGCCGAACTCGGCGAAAAAATTCTCCCGCATTGATGATCTGGAAGAAGGCGTTGGCGCACTGCAAACCCTGCTGATGGACAAAAAGAACTACACTGCATTCGCCAGCGGCGACGGTGCATGTTTGGGTTGCGGCGAGAAAACCGTGGTTCACCTGTTTGTCGCAACTGTGGAAGCGCTCATGCAGCCGCGCGTTGCCAAACATATCGAACGCATCGATGAACTGATTGGCAAACTGGAAAAACACATCCAGTTTAAACTCGTGCAAAATATGGATGTTAGCGATGCATCGGCAATGGGCAAAATAGTCGAAGAATTGCAAGATGGCGACATCACGCTTGCCGGTATTGCCAGCAAAATGGAAAAAATGCGCGGCAGCAACCCGATCGATCAGGATTGGTTGCGCCGGGTTACCCAGCTTATCGCCAAACTGAAAAACCTGAAATGGAAATATACCCAGGGCACGGTCGGCAAAGGCCGTTCAAATATGGGTATGCTCAACTCCACCGGTTGTACCTCAGTTTGGGGCGGCACCTATCCGTTCAACCCGTATCCGTTCCCGTGGGCAAACCACCTGTTCCAGGATGCCACATCGGTTGCGTTGGGTATTTTCGAAGGCCACATGGCTAAAATGGCGGAAGGCTTTAAAGCTGTTCGCATGGCGGAATTGGAACTTGAGGGCAAATTCAAAGCCGAAGAGCATGAAAATTATTTCCGTTATTTCAACTGGAAACAATTCAGCGATGCCGAATGGCTACTCTGCCCGCCGGTAGTTGCATTGGGTGGCGACGGTGCGATGTATGACATCGGATTCCAGAACCTTTCCCGCGCGTTGATGTCCGGCAAGCCGATTAAAATTGTGGTGGTGGATACGCAAGTATACTCCAACACGGGCGGACAAGCCTGTACCTCCGGCTTCTTCGGACAGGTTTCGGACATGGCGCAATACGGCAAAGCCATTCAGGGTAAACAGGAAATTCGTAAAGAAATCGGGCTGATTGGTATGGCGCACCGCACCTCGTATGTGATGCAGGCAACTGCCGCCAATCCCAACCACATGATCGAAGGATTTGTGCAGGGATTGATGGCTCGTCGTCCGGCACTGTTCAACCTGTATACGCCTTGCCAGCCGGAACACGGTATCGGCGACGATATGTCCGCACATCAGGCAAAACTGGCTGTGGAAAGCCGGGCGTATCCGTTGTTCCGTTACAATCCTGATAAAGGCAAAACGCCGCAGGAATGCTTCGAACTCGACGGAAACCCGGAAATGGACAAAATCTGGCCGAATTACACCCTCAATTATGTTGACGGTGGCCGCGAAAAAACGCTGGAAGTGCCGATGACGTTCGCCGATTTCGCACTGACCGAAGCACGTTTCCGGAAGCATTTCCGCAAAGTGCCGCAAGATGCATGGAATGAAAACATGGTTCCGTTCAGCGAATTTCTGGATATGGACAAAGACGAACGCGAAGGCAAAGTGCCGTTTATCTGGGCTGTGGATCGCAAAAAACACCTCAGCCGGGTGATGGTCGCCAGCGCGATTGTGGAATCCGCAGAAGATCGCCGTGATTTCTGGATCATGCTGAAAGCAATGGCCGGCGTTAAAGAAGCGGAAGCTCCGGCAGAAAATCTGGAAGAAAAGATTCGCAGAGAAGTTGTTGGCAACATTGCAGCCGGTTTGATGAAAATGGCCGGCGGCAGCGGCAACGGTTTTGAAGCTTTGGCAAACGGTTCTGCGGCATCCGTCGCACCTGCGGAAGCTGCACAGGCAACCAACGGGGAGCACATGTCTCCATGGATTGATACCGACGAATGCACCTCCTGCGATGAGTGCATCAAGCTGAATAACAAAATCTTTGCGTATAACGAGAACAAAAAAGCCTTTATCAAAGATCCCAACGCCGGTCCGTATCAGGATCTCGTGAAAGCGGCGGAAAAATGCACCGCGCAAGTGATCCACCCCGGACTGCCGGCAGATCGCTCCCAAAAGGACATCGAAAAATGGGTCAAACGGGCTGAAAAGTATAACTAAAGAAGCTAAACAGCGGGGCGGCCAAACCGGTCGCCCCAATTATTACGGAAACTGAAACGAACGACGAAATGTCTGTAAATACTAAATTTAAATCATTTCCTCACGGTGTTCATCCGCCGGAAGCGAAAACGGAAACCAGCGCAATGCCCATTCGCCGATTCCCGTTCGCACCGGTGATGATTATCCCGCTTTCGCAACACGCCGGTAAACCGGCAAAGCCCATTGTCAAGGAAGGGCAGGAAGTGGCACGCGGACAAAAAATTGCCGAACCGGACGGTTTTATGTCCGTTGCGATGCATGCACCGGCTTCCGGAACCATCAAACGGATCAACTGGGCGCCCGCTTCCAATGGCAAAATGGTGATGAGCATTTATCTCCAGCCGTTTCCCGCATCCGGACAGGATGTTGCGGAAGGCACGCCCTGCGATTGGAAAACCGCAACGCCATCCGAAATTCTGAACGCGATTCAGGATGCAGGCATCGTGGGGCTCGGCGGCGCCGCGTTCCCGACCCATGTGAAGTTAAAAATTCCCGAGGGGAAATCGGCGGATACGGTGATTATCAACGGCATCGAATGCGAACCGTTTCTCACCACAGATCACCGGGTGATGCTGGAGCAAACCGACGATATTTTTATGGGCATCCGCTATCTGATGAAAGTGACCGGTGTGCAGAAATGCATCATTGGCATTGAATCCAACAAACTGGATGCCGCCGAACGGCTGAGAAACGCGATTCCTGCTGACCTCGCCGGGAACACGACTGTTGAAGTTCTGACCGTAAAATATCCGCAGGGCGCAGAAAAAATGCTCATCAAAGCATTGCTGAATCGCGAAGTGCCATCCGGCGGTTTGCCGGTGGATGTGCAGGCGGTGGTTATCAACGTAGCCACGACTGCGGAAATCGGGCGATTACTGCCGCACGGTCGCGGTATTCAGGAACGCGTGATCACGATTACCGGTCCGGGCATTACCAAAAAAGGCAATTATTTGATTCCGATCGGCACGCCGCTGCGTTACGCGCTGGAGCAAGCCGGCGTGAAAGCGGATGTCAGCCGGGTTTTTCTCGGTGGCCCGATGATGGGGCAATCTGTTTCCAGTCTCGATATTCCGATCACCAAAGGCACATCCGGTGTGGTTGCGTTCACCGAAGCGGAAACAGCGAGCACTCAGCAAAAAGTATTTCCGTGCATCAAATGCGCTTATTGTGTGGATGCATGCCCGATTTTCCTCAATCCATCGCGGTTGGGGATGCTCGCCAAAAACGGCGATTACGAGAAAATGATGGAAGAGTACCACTTATTCGACTGTTTTGAGTGCGGCTCCTGTTCGTATGTCTGTCCGTCGCATATCCCGCTGGTGCAGTATTTTCGCATCGCCAAAGGCGTTTTGCGCGAGAAAAAGGCATCCTGATACGTTCAGTCGGGGCATGGCGTTGACATACCCAAATGGCGTTTACTTGCTCAACAAATAAAATAGGGTAGTTGAGCGGCGCCTCAATACAATTTTGATTCGGTAATAGCACAAAACGAAAAACTAATTATGAGCATCAACAAAACACTGGAAATACACACTTCACCGCATATCAGCAGCGGATCGAGCACCGATGTTATCATGCGCAATGTCGTTTTCGCGCTGCTGCCGGTTGCCGGATTTGCGATTTATGCATTCGGGTTGGTGGCGCTGTTATCGCTGACGATGGCAACGGCATCCGCTGTGCTGACAGAACATTTTTTGTGCAGATTTAACGGCAAAGAAAGCACAATCGGCGATTGGTCAGCCGCTATCACCGGATTGATTTACGGGTTGACCCTGCCGCCCGGGCTGCCGCTGTGGATGGTCGCGTTTGGTGGCATTATCGCAATTGCGCTGGGCAAATTTTTGTTCGGCGGACTTGGCATGAATATGTTCAACCCGGCGTTGGTAGGGCGGGCGTTTTTGCAGGCTGCTTTTCCGGTAGCGATAACCACCTGGCATCCCGTTTTTGCGGCAGATCGCTTTACATCGTTGCCCAGTTCAACATTCACATTTCCGTTTACCGTTCCGGTTTACGATGCAATTACCGGCGCAACGCCGCTTTCTGCAATGAAATTCGATCACCAGTTTGCCACGGCATACGATCTCGCTTTTGGATTGACCACCGGCTCACTCGGCGAAACCAGCGGACTAATTATTTTACTGGGTGGTATTTATCTGGCTGCCCGGAAAATGCTCAATTGGCGAATTCCGGCATCTATTTTTGTGACGGTGGCAGCGTTGAGCGGGGTATTTTATCTGATCAATCCGGAAATTTATCCTTCGCCAATGTTCATGTTGTTCTCCGGCGGATTGATGTATGGCGCTGTTTTTATGGCAACGGATATGGTAGCATCGCCGGTTACAACGCCTGGCGTAATTATTTACGGTGCAATTATCGGGCTGTTGGTGGTGGTAATCCGGCTGTGGGGCGGTTTGCCGGAAGGCGTGATGTATGCCATTTTGTTCGCCAATGCAGCGTCGCCACAAATTGACCGGTTGATTCAACCGAGGGTTTACGGCACAAAAAAAGTTGCCAAAAGGGCGTAAGCCAAATTTTATTGAAATTTAAAAATGCGATTAACTGCAGAATAAATAATAGGTTAAAACATGAGTCAACCAGACTTGCAAAACATGACGGATCAGCCAAACACCTGGCATATGTTGCGGGCGATGGGCGGCGTGGGAATTCTGTGTGCGGTTTTGATTGTGTTCACTTTTCAGGCGACACTCCCGGCAATCGAAACCAATAAAGCTGCTGCATTGGAAAAAGCTATTTTTGCCGTAATTCCTGGCGCTTCAACAAAAATTGCCTTTAAGCTGAATGAAAACAAACAGTTCGAAGAAGTTGAAAAAGCCGAAAAAGGGGTGCGTGTTGTTTACGCCGGATACAATGATCAAAATGAATTGGTTGGTGTTGCCATCGAAGCCAATGGTCAGGGATTTCAGGATATTATCCGGGTTATTTATGGCTACTCGCCCGAATCGCAAGCCATCATCGGGTTTCAGGTGCTCGAAAGCAAAGAAACACCGGGCTTGGGTGATAAGATCGAAAAAGATGAACATTTTCTGCAAAATTTTGACGGATTGGATATTTCTGTAACGGATGATCAAAATGCCATCAAAAATCCTATTGTGCCGGTCAAAAAAGGTGAAAAGGTGAATCCGTGGGAGATCGATTGCATTACCGGTGCAACCATTTCATCTAAAGCAGTAGCCAATTTGCTGCGCAATAATACCGGCGAATTAATTCCGTTGCTGGTCCAAAATATCGAAACATTGAAAAAAGCCAAAACCGCAACGGATTTATCCGCGGTTCAGCACTGAAAAACAATCAGGTAATGACATATGAATACATCGAAAGACACATCCACCCTTTCCACAGATGAATTTATCAAAGGGTTGTGGCGGGAAAACCCGGTATTTGTCCAGGTGTTGGGCATGTGCCCGACTCTCGCGGTTTCAAACTCCGCTATCAACGCGCTGGCAATGGGGCTGGCAACTACATTTGTTTTGTTGATGTCAAATATTCTGGTTTCTGCGTTGCGAAAATTCATCCCTAAACAGGTACGGATTGCAACCTACATTTTGATCATCGCGACATTCGTAACGATTGTTGAATTCGTTATTCAGGCGATCAGCCTGGATATTCACAAAGCATTGGGCGCGTTCATTTCGCTGATCGTGGTGAACTGCGTGATTTTGGGACGGGCAGAAGCTTTCGCATCCAAAAATACCATCGGCAACTCGGTGATGGACGGTTTGGGAATGGGACTTGGTTTCACCTTTGCGTTGTTGTGCCTCGGTGTTGTGCGCGAAATTTTGGGCAGCGGCAGCCTGTTTGGTTTCCCGGTTTTTGCGGAAAGTTTTGAACCGTGGATAGTCATGATTTTACCCGGCGGCGGATTTTTTACGCTCGGCGCATGGTTGCTCTTTTTTAACGCGATGAAAGAACGCAATGCCAAAAAACAAAAAGCAGAATTGGCAGCGAGCTAAATTTAAGGTTCATCGAAATTAAATTTTGAAAACATACAGGACATATCATGGTTGACGAATCGTTAGGTTATATTTTTCTAAATGCCTGTTTAATCAACAACTTCGTGCTGGCATATTTTCTCGGTATCTGCCCGTTTTTGGGGGTTTCCGGCAAAATTGAAACGGCTTCGCGAATGGGCGGCGCTGTCATTTTTGTGATGCTCGTCAGTTCCGTTTGTGCGTATGGCATCCACTCGCTGCTAATGGCGATCAACGCGCCATATTTGCAGTTGATTTCGTATATCGTGGTGATCGCTTCAACCGTGCAATTGGTGGAAATGATCATCAAAAAAATCAGCCCGGCGCTGTTTCGCGCATTGGGTATTTTTCTACCGCTGATTACCACCAACTGCGCCATTTTGGGGTTGGCACTGTTTCAAACCAGCAAAGGCTATAGTTTTGTGCAGTCCATCGTTTATGCGCTGGGTGCCGGCGTTGGATTCACATTGGCGCTGGTGCTGATGGCCGGCTTACGCGAAGAACTCGAATTGGCAGAAGTACCCAACGTCGTAAAAGGCACAGCGCTTACGCTGATGCTGGCGGGTATCCTCTCTTTAACGTTTATGGGTTTCGCCGGATTGGGCGGTTGATTTTTCAAAATGAACAATAATTAAACATGAGTTTTAAGTTATGATAATGCATTATTTGTTTGCGATTTTGGCAGTATTTGTAATGATGGGAATCTGGTTAATCGTGCAGAAAGCATGGCAAAAAAGCTTCTCCGATTATTCGACAGATGAGGACGCACTCGCCGGACGCGGTGGTTGCCAGGGCTGCAGTTGTTCGCTCATTTGCGAAAAAAAATTAACGGTAATCAATACAGAAAATGAATAAATCAAAATAACGATACCTAGCCCTCGTTAAATCTACGGAGGAAAGAAATGAAGAGTTTATCAGATTATAGTACCGAGAATCAATTCAAAGCCAAAATTAAAAAATCTACGCGCATCACGCCTTACGATACCGTTGAAGTGCGCGATTTGATTCTTGAAGTGAGCAACGGCGATGTGGAATTTGAAGCCGGTCAAAGTGTTGGCGTTCTGGTTCCCGGACCGCACGCCTATGGCAACGATGTGCATTTCCGGTTGTACACCATTGCGGATTTACCCAAAAAGTTGAAATCCGGTAAAACCGAGTTGAACCTCTGCGTCCGGCGTTGCAATTACATTGATGAATTCAGCGGCGAAGAATTTGCCGGTGTAGCATCAAATTATTTGTGCGAACGCGGCGTTGGGGAAGAAATCACCCTGTCCGGACCCTACGGATTGCCGTTCGAAGTGCCGGAAGATAAATCATCCAATCTGTTGATGATCGGGATGGGAACCGGTATTGCGCCGTTCCGGGCGTTCACCAAACATATTTACAACAATGTTGGCGATTGGAAAGGGCAAGTTCGTTTGTTCTACGGTGCCCGCACCGGTTTGGAACTGCTTTACATGAATGACAAAAACGACGATTTCGCCAATTATTACGATGAAGAAACCTTTAAAGCATTCAAAGCGCTCAGCCCGCGCCCGCATTGGGATGATCCGATTGCACTGGACTATGCGATCGAGGAACGCAGCAACGAAATTTGGAAGATGCTAAACGATTCAAAAACATATGTTTACATTGTTGGATCGGAAAAAATTCGCGAAGTGCTCGAATCTGTATTTTCGCGAATGGCGGGTTCCAAAGAAAAATGGCAACGTAAACATGCCGAACTGGTCGCCGGAAAACGGTGGGCGGAAGTCCTGTATTAATCCAAAAATGTGAATCCAAAATTGCGTTATCAGCCTTCAGGATGCCTTCGCCATCGGCGTCTTCCTGAAGGCTTTTTTTATTTTGGCCGGAGAACTTTTTATCCAGCTTGCGCTTTAGTGCGGTGTCGCGTAAACTACCCACAAACTTAGAAAACGCTTGTTCAACAGCTGTTTTTGAATTTTATTTTTTGGGAGAAAACAGCTAAATTTTGTTATAAAACACTCATTTTACAGAAGGATCCAGCCATGAAAGATGCCATAAAAGGGCTTAAGCCGGAATTAATGTGGGAACATTTTTATCAAATCAGCCAGATCCCGCGCTGCTCCCGGCATGAGGACGCAGTGCGCCAATATGTGATCAGCGTTGCCGAACGCAACGGATTGAGCTACAAATCAGATCGTGTGAAAAATATCGTCATCAGCAAACCAGCAACCGCCGGCTGCGAAAAAGCGCCAATTGCCGTGCTGCAAAGCCACCTCGATATGGTTTGCGAAAAAAATAAAGATACCCAACACGATTTCAGCAAAGACCCGATTCGCCTGCTCCGCAAAGATGACTGGATTACCGCAGACGGCACCACCCTCGGCTCGGACAACGGCATCGGTGTGGCGGCGGCACTGGCAGTGCTGGAAAGCACCGATCTGGTGCATGGTCCGCTGGAATTCCTGTTCACCATCGACGAAGAAACCGGGCTAACCGGCGCCATCGAACTTGGCGATGATATGCTCGAAGGTCGTATTCTGATCAACATGGATTCCGAAGAAGACGGCGATATTTACATCGGTTGCGCGGGCGGGAAAGATACCGAACTGTTTATCGATCTCGAAAACGAAGCCGTGCCGGCAAATTATAGCGTCGTTCGCGTTCGTGTCGGCGGATTGCAGGGCGGGCACTCCGGTTTGCAAATTGATGCCGGACTTGGCAACGCCATCAAATTGATCACCCGGTTGTTGAAAGATGTAGATGATACGCTTTCGCTGCGGGTGATGCACCTCGATGGCGGCAGCAAACACAACGCAATCCCTCGCGAATGCGATGCAATTGTTGCGTTGCCCACCGCAAAACTGGGCGAGCTGAAAGCCGCCGCAGCCAAATATCAGGATATTTTCCGCGATGAATTAAAATTGACCGATGCCGGTGTTTTTGTTCAAATCGCCGAAAACGGTTTCGAAAAACCGGGTGAAATGCTCACCCAAAAACAGCACAACACCTTGCTGAATATGCTTTACGCCATGCCACATGGCGTTTTGGCGATGAGCCACGCCGTTCCCGGTTTGGTGGAAACATCCACAAATCTGGCAGTTGTCAAAACAAACGAAGAGAATATCAGCGTTTTAACCAGCCAACGCAGTTCTGTCGGTTCCAGCCTTTCCGGTATCGCGCAAAGTGTTTCGGCGCTCGGGCAATTGGCCGGCACCAGGATTCATCAGGGCGGCGGTTATCCTGCATGGCAACCCAATCCCGATTCCCAATTATTGCACATCGCAAAAGAAGTGTATCGCGAGCTGTTCAACACAGAAATTCATGTAAAAGCAATTCACGCCGGACTGGAATGCGGTATCATCGGCGATAAATATGACGGAATGGATATGATCTCGTTTGGCCCCACAATTCTGGGTGCGCACTCTCCGGATGAACGGGTGCAGATTTCCACGGTCGAAAAATTCTGGAAATATCTCGAAGGCATTTTAAATCATCTGGCGAAACAAAACAGCAATTAATCGAGGAAAAACAAATGTTTACGAAAGACACGCTTTCCGGAAAAAACATTCTGGTCACCGGTGGTGGCAGCGGATTGGGTTTGGCAATGGCAACCCATTTTGCCGAACACGGCGCAAATGTGGCGATCTGCGGTCGCACCGAAGAAAAGTTGAAAACCGCCGCCGCGCAAATAGGGGAGAAGGGCGGAAAAGTTGTTTACAAAACGGTTGATGTGCGCGATTACGAGGCTGTCGGAAAAATGATCGCCGAGCTTTCCGAAGAATTTGGTGAGCTGAACGGGCTGGTCAACAATGCGGCGGGTAATTTTTACTGCCCGTCGGAGGATCTCTCCGCCAACGGGTTCAAAACTGTGGTGGATATCGTGCTGCACGGCACGTTTAATTGCAGCCAGCATTTCGGCAAGAAATTGATTGAAAATAAAACCGGTGGCTCTATTTTGAACATCGTGACCACTTACACGGAAACCGGCTCCGCGTTTGTGCTGCCTTCCGCTTGCGCCAAAGCAGGCGTTTACGCGATGACCAACACATTGGCATTCGAATGGGCAACTTACGGTATTCGTGTAAATGCGATCGCACCTGGACCTTTTCCCACAGAAGGCGCATGGCAACGGTTGATGCCCAGTCCGGAAATTGAAAAACATTATCTCAAACGATTACCAACCGGACGTTTCGGGAAATCGGAAGAACTGGGAAATTTGGCAGTGTTCATGATGTCCGATATGTCGCCATATTTAACCGGCGAATGTGTGACAATTGACGGTGCGGAAAAGTTACAGGGCGGGCAGTTTAATTTTGTGGCGCAAATGATGCCGCGAGAGCAGCTAAAAGGCATGTTCGCGATGATTCGTCCGAAAAAATAGCGCTGTTATTTGCGCTGATCCAACTTTTTTTTCATCGCTTCTTCAATCAGCGGTGGCACAAAATATGAGATATCGCCTCCAAAAGAGGCGATTTCTTTTACAATGCTGGAGTTGAGGTAGGTATATTTTTCATGCGGCATCAAAAAAACGGTGGTGATGCCGTTGGACAGCCGCCGGTTGACCAGCGCCATCTGAAATTCATATTCAAAATCGGAAATCGCACGCAATCCGCGAATAATAGCTGTCGCGTTGACTCTTTTTGCATAATCAACAATCAATCCATCGAAACTTTCCACTTCCAAAACAGCTTTTGTGTCTAACTGATTTATCACTTCCCGAATGAGTTCGATGCGTTCGTCTGTGGGAAACAGCGGTGCTTTGGAGGTGTTTTTTCCGACCGTAACTACAATTTTATCAAATAGTTTCGTGGCGCGTTCCAAAACGTCGAGATGCCCATTGGTTATCGGATCGAAAGTCCCCGGATAGATTGCCGTTCTCATTCAACAATCCCTTTTCGGCTGAAAAAGCTGATGACCGTTCGGTCAAAATGTTTTTGGCGAAGCAATTCCCATTTATCGCTATTTACCGGGAGCTCTACCGTTTTTTCGCATTCCAACACAAATAATCCTGTTTCGCTGAGGTTGGTTTTTTTGAACATCATCGAAAACAGACGATCAAAATCGGCCCATTGATATGGCGGATCGGCAAAAACCAGGTCGAATGGCTGGCGATTGCTTTTCAAAAACATGAGCGAATCTTTTCGTAGAATTTTGAATGGCTCTTCCACTTTCAGAATGCCGATATTTCGGCGCAATACCCGCAAAGAAGACTGGGCGCTATCCACAAATGTCACATTGCTTGCGCCACGGCTCAACGATTCCAGCCCTAAACTGCCGGAGCCACAAAATAAATCAAGTGCAACGGATTCGTTAACAAACCCGCCGATAAGCTCAAAAATATACTCTTTGATTTTGTTTGTTGTTGGTCGGATGGATTGGTCTTTCGCAGACTGAAGTTGCCTGCCTTTGTACTTACCGGATATAATCCTCATAAAACTCTCGTATTTAAATTTGTATAAAATAGCGAATTATTTTCGTTCACTTTCGGCAAAAAACAGCATGCAAAGCGGGTGACATTCCCGGAACAATTCCATCGTTTACCAAGGTTGAAAAGTTAACAAATTGCAGCCGTATAACAAAAGGCTAAACAAAATTCATTTTGCCTTCCGTTGGCTCAGGAAAAGCGATACGAAAATAAATTAGGTTGGGAAAATGAACCACTCAAATTCCCGAAGGTGCCGATTTATGCGAATCGGCGCCCCGGATTGTGTATCAGAAACTTATCGAACCGGTGAATAAAATACCAGTTCCAGATTTGCAGTTACGGCGTTGCTGTTAATGGATGTAGCATTGGGTGTAAATAACGACATTTTTAGCAGGTTGACTGAGGGGAATTGTTTTGCCAAATCACCAATAAAAGCGGTAACGGATTTTTGTGTACCGCTGATCCGCACATAATAATTGGTTGCCGTTAACGTGCCCTGACGGGATTGATCGCCACGTTT
This genomic window from Calditrichia bacterium contains:
- the coaD gene encoding pantetheine-phosphate adenylyltransferase, producing MRTAIYPGTFDPITNGHLDVLERATKLFDKIVVTVGKNTSKAPLFPTDERIELIREVINQLDTKAVLEVESFDGLIVDYAKRVNATAIIRGLRAISDFEYEFQMALVNRRLSNGITTVFLMPHEKYTYLNSSIVKEIASFGGDISYFVPPLIEEAMKKKLDQRK
- the rsmD gene encoding 16S rRNA (guanine(966)-N(2))-methyltransferase RsmD translates to MRIISGKYKGRQLQSAKDQSIRPTTNKIKEYIFELIGGFVNESVALDLFCGSGSLGLESLSRGASNVTFVDSAQSSLRVLRRNIGILKVEEPFKILRKDSLMFLKSNRQPFDLVFADPPYQWADFDRLFSMMFKKTNLSETGLFVLECEKTVELPVNSDKWELLRQKHFDRTVISFFSRKGIVE